The following proteins are co-located in the Corynebacterium kalinowskii genome:
- a CDS encoding galactan 5-O-arabinofuranosyltransferase, protein MNVDEKYHADTLSIRSTILAMFAAIFGGAFLTLASWFVLKTTNLPAFGGSYVSRALSTAGCCITMVAVGTLVFFWLRDRQLGRSIPRWRKSLTYLVTYLSPAALVVSTIAIPLSATRLYLDGVTVDQGFRTQFLTRMTAENGLGDMNYQDMPTFYPAGWFWFGGRFANLLGLAGWEAYQPWALVSISAIVCALVPVWQRLSGSLPVAVGIALTSTAVFLVMSPEEPYAGIVAMGIPAAAILMSHTLGNSWSAAAGLAVYLGLSAATYTIFTGAIALSVVVIAMLYSVLIHRSVGPVIKLAVVGFSSSAIALIAWGPYLFEVLSGAPTSKSSATHYLPLDGTQVPVPIFSFSLIGALCVIGLIYLVFRIRQDEVRALATTLVIMYAWVVASMVFTLSGNTLLGFRLDILVVLLLATAGVLGIADFRLNGLPKFLPMKEDPMFGVKVTAVMMIILTMAGTSYTQRIPERARLAIDLAYTDTDGYGERADRFPADSAKYLPEIDTFIKDQGYQPTQTVVLTDVKDFLSFHPYYGFQAFTSHYANPLGEFEARNETIESWAVRSNEDLKDPAAFKNELEKSPWGSPDVFILHGQVGDPESRWKFDLAEDIYPNNPNVRSRGVYFNPEVFTGWTIKQIGPFVVVVNPVT, encoded by the coding sequence ATGAACGTCGACGAGAAATACCACGCTGACACCCTCAGCATCCGCTCCACAATCCTCGCGATGTTCGCAGCCATATTCGGTGGCGCATTCCTAACGCTGGCAAGTTGGTTTGTCCTCAAGACGACCAACCTGCCAGCGTTTGGTGGTTCTTACGTCTCACGCGCCTTATCGACGGCCGGTTGTTGCATCACCATGGTCGCCGTGGGCACTCTCGTGTTTTTCTGGCTGCGGGACCGGCAGCTAGGCCGCAGCATCCCCCGCTGGCGCAAGTCTCTGACCTACCTAGTGACATACCTCTCCCCTGCTGCGCTGGTGGTGTCGACCATTGCGATCCCGCTGTCGGCAACCCGCCTGTACCTGGATGGCGTGACAGTTGACCAGGGCTTCCGCACCCAGTTCCTGACGCGCATGACTGCAGAAAACGGCCTGGGCGACATGAATTACCAGGACATGCCGACTTTCTACCCTGCCGGTTGGTTCTGGTTCGGCGGGCGTTTCGCAAATCTCTTGGGCCTGGCAGGCTGGGAAGCGTACCAACCGTGGGCGCTGGTCTCCATTTCAGCCATCGTGTGTGCGTTGGTTCCGGTATGGCAGCGCCTCAGCGGCAGCTTGCCGGTGGCAGTGGGCATTGCACTGACCAGCACAGCTGTCTTCTTGGTGATGAGCCCGGAGGAGCCGTACGCCGGCATCGTGGCCATGGGTATTCCCGCAGCTGCGATCCTCATGTCCCACACGCTGGGCAACAGCTGGTCGGCGGCCGCAGGCCTTGCCGTCTACCTGGGCCTTTCTGCCGCGACGTACACGATCTTCACTGGCGCGATCGCCCTCAGCGTTGTGGTCATCGCCATGCTGTACTCCGTTCTTATCCACCGTTCCGTTGGCCCGGTAATCAAGCTTGCTGTGGTGGGCTTTAGTTCTTCTGCGATTGCCTTGATCGCCTGGGGACCGTACCTGTTCGAGGTGCTTTCGGGTGCACCGACTAGTAAGTCGAGTGCCACACACTATTTGCCGCTGGACGGCACGCAGGTGCCGGTGCCAATTTTCTCGTTTTCGCTCATTGGCGCATTGTGCGTGATTGGCCTGATTTACCTGGTTTTCCGCATTAGGCAGGACGAAGTCCGCGCTTTGGCTACCACCTTGGTGATTATGTACGCCTGGGTAGTCGCCTCCATGGTGTTTACTCTCAGCGGTAACACGCTGTTGGGGTTCCGCTTGGATATCCTCGTCGTACTGCTGCTGGCGACGGCGGGTGTACTCGGGATTGCCGACTTCCGCTTAAATGGTCTGCCGAAGTTCCTCCCGATGAAGGAAGATCCAATGTTCGGGGTGAAGGTTACCGCGGTAATGATGATCATCCTGACTATGGCGGGCACATCTTATACCCAGCGCATTCCGGAGCGGGCGCGCTTGGCCATCGACCTCGCGTACACCGATACCGATGGATATGGTGAGCGCGCTGACCGCTTCCCGGCCGACTCCGCCAAATATCTTCCAGAGATTGACACCTTCATCAAAGACCAGGGCTATCAGCCGACCCAGACGGTGGTGCTCACTGATGTTAAGGACTTTCTCTCATTCCACCCTTATTACGGTTTCCAAGCCTTCACCAGCCACTACGCCAACCCATTGGGCGAATTTGAAGCACGCAATGAAACCATTGAGAGTTGGGCGGTACGGTCCAACGAGGATCTCAAGGATCCAGCTGCTTTCAAGAATGAGTTGGAAAAGTCCCCATGGGGCTCCCCAGACGTATTTATTTTGCATGGCCAAGTTGGTGATCCAGAGAGCCGATGGAAGTTTGACCTAGCTGAGGATATCTACCCAAATAACCCAAACGTGCGTTCGCGTGGCGTGTATTTCAACCCAGAAGTTTTCACAGGCTGGACCATTAAGCAGATAGGTCCATTTGTGGTGGTTGTTAACCCAGTGACGTAG
- a CDS encoding decaprenylphospho-beta-D-erythro-pentofuranosid-2-ulose 2-reductase has translation MLNAVGKPQHILLLGGNSDIGLAIVEEFLSKGPAKVTLANRTRPETAIAAVEKLGGTAEFVEFDATDFDAHPAMFEQIKGDIDIAIVAFGVLGDNEEQWQNQAKAVEAAQINFTGAVSVGVLLSERMKKQHHGTIVALSSVAGVKVRRSNFVYGSTKAGFDGFYTQLGEALREFGVNVLVVRPGQVRTKMSAGVKEAPLTVDREDVAKAVVDGVLNRKEEIWVHPAFQPVMMVLQHIPKPIFRKLPI, from the coding sequence ATGCTGAATGCAGTAGGCAAGCCACAACACATCCTGCTCCTGGGCGGTAACTCCGACATTGGCCTGGCCATCGTTGAAGAGTTCCTGTCTAAGGGGCCAGCCAAGGTCACGTTGGCTAACCGCACCCGGCCGGAAACCGCGATCGCGGCCGTCGAAAAGCTCGGCGGCACCGCTGAGTTCGTCGAGTTCGACGCCACCGACTTCGATGCGCACCCTGCCATGTTTGAGCAGATCAAGGGCGATATCGACATCGCGATCGTTGCGTTCGGCGTGCTCGGTGACAATGAAGAGCAGTGGCAGAACCAGGCAAAGGCCGTTGAGGCCGCGCAGATCAACTTCACCGGCGCGGTTTCCGTGGGTGTCCTGCTCTCCGAGCGGATGAAGAAGCAGCACCACGGCACTATTGTGGCGCTGAGCTCCGTCGCTGGCGTGAAGGTTCGCCGTTCCAACTTCGTCTACGGCTCTACTAAGGCCGGCTTCGATGGCTTCTACACCCAGCTTGGTGAGGCGCTCCGCGAGTTCGGCGTGAACGTGTTGGTTGTTCGCCCGGGCCAGGTGCGCACTAAGATGAGCGCAGGTGTGAAGGAAGCTCCGCTGACTGTTGATCGCGAAGATGTTGCGAAGGCAGTTGTCGATGGCGTTTTGAACCGTAAGGAAGAGATCTGGGTTCACCCAGCGTTCCAGCCGGTCATGATGGTGCTGCAGCACATTCCGAAGCCAATTTTCCGGAAGTTGCCAATCTAG
- a CDS encoding FAD-binding oxidoreductase: protein MIKQQVLTGWGRTAPTTAQVLSTPDVEQIVRAVKEAAEKNDRGIIARGMGRSYGDPAQNAGGLVVDMQPLNQIHSIDTETAIVDVDGGVTLDQLMKAALPYGLWVPVLPGTRQVTIGGAIGPDIHGKNHHSAGSFGDHVVSMELLVADGRILHLEPEGTPEDPQGELFWATIGGMGLTGIILRARIKMTRTETAYFIADGDLTANLQETIDFHSDGSEHNYTYSSAWFDAISPEPKLGRAAISRGSLATLAQLEELNPKLAKDPLKFNAPQLVTVPDIFPSFTMNKYSMIAIGELWWIKSGKYKNQVQNLTQFYQPLDLIGEWNRGYGKNGFLQYQFVVPREAVEPFKEIVKDIQKSGHYSALNVFKLFGEGNKAPLSYPMPGWNVCVDFPIKKGLGQFLDELDKRVMEFGGRLYLAKESRTSAENFHQMYPGMAGWLKVRNEIDPTGVFASDMSRRLELGGK, encoded by the coding sequence GTGATTAAACAACAAGTACTGACAGGTTGGGGCCGCACTGCCCCGACAACTGCGCAGGTATTGTCCACGCCAGACGTGGAGCAGATTGTTCGCGCAGTCAAGGAAGCTGCAGAAAAGAACGACCGTGGCATCATCGCCCGAGGCATGGGACGCTCCTATGGCGACCCAGCCCAGAACGCCGGTGGACTGGTTGTCGATATGCAGCCGCTCAACCAGATCCACTCGATCGATACGGAAACCGCGATTGTCGACGTCGACGGTGGCGTCACGCTCGACCAACTGATGAAGGCAGCCCTGCCTTATGGCCTGTGGGTCCCAGTCCTTCCAGGCACCCGCCAGGTCACTATCGGTGGCGCCATCGGCCCGGACATTCACGGCAAGAACCACCACTCCGCCGGCTCCTTCGGCGATCACGTGGTCTCCATGGAACTGCTCGTTGCCGACGGTCGCATCCTGCACCTCGAGCCTGAAGGCACCCCAGAGGATCCTCAGGGCGAACTGTTCTGGGCAACCATCGGTGGCATGGGCCTGACCGGCATCATCCTGCGTGCCCGCATCAAGATGACGCGCACGGAGACCGCCTACTTCATCGCAGACGGCGATCTCACCGCTAACCTGCAGGAAACCATCGATTTCCACTCCGATGGCTCCGAGCACAACTACACCTACTCTTCCGCGTGGTTCGACGCGATCTCCCCAGAGCCAAAGCTCGGTCGCGCCGCTATCTCCCGCGGATCGCTGGCCACGCTCGCCCAGCTTGAGGAGCTCAATCCGAAGCTGGCGAAGGATCCGCTCAAGTTCAACGCACCACAGTTGGTGACCGTTCCGGACATCTTCCCGAGCTTCACCATGAATAAGTACTCCATGATCGCGATCGGCGAGCTGTGGTGGATCAAGTCCGGCAAGTACAAGAACCAGGTGCAAAACCTCACGCAGTTCTACCAGCCACTGGATCTCATTGGCGAGTGGAACCGTGGCTACGGTAAGAACGGCTTCCTGCAGTACCAGTTCGTGGTGCCACGCGAAGCTGTGGAGCCGTTCAAGGAGATCGTCAAGGACATTCAAAAGTCCGGCCACTACTCCGCACTGAACGTGTTCAAGCTGTTCGGTGAAGGAAACAAGGCACCACTGTCCTACCCAATGCCAGGCTGGAACGTCTGCGTCGACTTCCCTATCAAGAAGGGCCTCGGCCAGTTCCTGGACGAGCTGGATAAGCGCGTCATGGAGTTCGGCGGCCGCCTCTACCTGGCCAAGGAGTCCCGCACCTCCGCGGAGAACTTCCACCAGATGTACCCAGGCATGGCGGGCTGGCTCAAGGTCCGCAACGAGATCGACCCAACGGGTGTCTTCGCATCCGACATGTCCCGACGCCTCGAATTGGGAGGAAAGTAA
- a CDS encoding GtrA family protein has product MKTQGYRFIISGLISAVVDWGFTALTQFLFNFSPGKARLVGFVFGTITAYAINRRWTFQADHSWKRLFYVAILYTVTGWLNMTLYAWGFHLLEPHGPRLVASLGAFVFAQGIATVLNFFAQRMFIFR; this is encoded by the coding sequence ATGAAAACGCAGGGTTACCGCTTCATCATTTCTGGTCTCATCTCGGCTGTAGTCGACTGGGGCTTCACTGCGCTGACCCAGTTTCTCTTCAACTTCTCGCCCGGCAAAGCCCGCCTCGTCGGCTTTGTCTTCGGCACGATCACTGCCTATGCCATTAACCGACGCTGGACCTTCCAGGCGGACCACTCCTGGAAGCGCTTGTTCTACGTTGCCATCTTGTACACGGTGACTGGTTGGCTGAACATGACGCTATACGCCTGGGGATTCCACCTTCTAGAGCCGCACGGCCCACGCCTGGTCGCGTCCCTCGGTGCCTTCGTGTTCGCGCAGGGCATTGCCACGGTGCTGAACTTCTTCGCGCAGCGGATGTTCATTTTCAGATAA
- the glfT1 gene encoding galactofuranosyltransferase GlfT1, whose translation MNLSRSDRVAAVIVTHQRVEMLRESLEVVAAQTRPVEWIIVVDNGCEEAVASLVQQVCGSRGIYLPSRTNLGGAGGFAYGFLSALALGADAIWCADDDGRPEGPEVLAKLYDCALAHGLAEVSPVVVDKAAPADLAFPLRRGVQWRRKRSELGTGFLPGIASLFNGALISAKAMERIGVPDYRLFIRGDEVEYHRRLVRSGLPFGTCLETAYLHPNGSDEFKPILGGRMHTQYPSSESKRFFTYRNRGYLMNQPGMRKLLPQEYARFGWYFLVQEKDPKGFREWLKLHKMGREEKFERPE comes from the coding sequence ATGAATCTTTCGCGCTCTGACCGCGTCGCCGCGGTCATCGTCACGCACCAGCGCGTGGAAATGCTCCGCGAATCCCTCGAGGTCGTGGCGGCTCAGACCCGGCCCGTCGAATGGATCATCGTGGTGGACAACGGCTGCGAAGAAGCAGTCGCCTCCTTGGTTCAGCAGGTCTGTGGTTCCCGTGGCATCTACCTGCCGTCACGAACCAACCTCGGCGGGGCCGGCGGCTTCGCCTACGGCTTCTTGAGCGCGCTAGCGCTGGGCGCCGACGCGATTTGGTGCGCGGATGACGACGGTCGCCCCGAAGGACCTGAAGTCCTTGCGAAACTGTACGACTGCGCGTTGGCTCACGGCCTGGCGGAGGTCTCGCCGGTGGTCGTCGATAAGGCTGCCCCCGCTGACCTCGCGTTTCCACTGCGCCGCGGCGTGCAGTGGCGACGCAAGCGCTCCGAGCTGGGCACTGGCTTCCTGCCGGGCATCGCATCGCTGTTTAACGGTGCGCTGATCTCCGCCAAGGCGATGGAACGTATCGGTGTCCCCGACTATCGGCTGTTCATCCGCGGCGACGAAGTTGAATACCACCGCCGACTCGTCCGATCCGGACTGCCATTTGGCACCTGCTTGGAAACGGCGTACCTGCACCCCAACGGCTCAGACGAGTTCAAACCGATCCTCGGTGGCCGGATGCACACGCAGTACCCGTCATCGGAATCCAAGCGATTCTTCACCTACCGCAACCGCGGCTACCTCATGAACCAACCCGGCATGCGCAAACTCCTGCCACAGGAATATGCCCGCTTCGGCTGGTACTTCCTCGTGCAGGAAAAGGACCCGAAGGGCTTCCGGGAGTGGCTGAAGCTTCACAAGATGGGGCGCGAGGAGAAGTTCGAGCGGCCAGAGTAG
- the wzt gene encoding galactan export ABC transporter ATP-binding subunit Wzt/RfbE, with translation MVSIDTYNACVDFPIFDAKSRSMKKAFLGAAGGAIGRNANNTVVVEALKDINLHLQEGDRVGLVGHNGAGKSTLLRLLSGIYEPTRGSAHIRGRVAPVFDLGVGMDPEISGYENIIIRGLFLGQTRKQMKAKIDEIADFSELGEYLNMPLRTYSTGMRIRLALGVVTSIEPEILLLDEGIGAVDAAFMAKARSRLQELVERSGILVFASHSNDFLAQLCDTALWVDHGTIRQAGTVPEVVEAYEGKGAADHVRRLLKRMEEEA, from the coding sequence ATGGTTTCAATTGATACGTACAACGCCTGCGTCGACTTCCCCATCTTCGATGCCAAGTCCCGCTCCATGAAGAAAGCCTTCCTGGGCGCGGCGGGCGGTGCCATCGGACGCAATGCCAACAACACCGTCGTCGTCGAGGCTCTGAAGGACATTAACCTGCACCTGCAGGAAGGCGACCGCGTCGGACTCGTCGGCCACAATGGTGCCGGCAAATCCACTCTGCTGCGCCTGCTCTCCGGCATCTACGAGCCCACCCGCGGCTCTGCCCATATCCGTGGTCGCGTGGCCCCCGTCTTCGACCTCGGCGTGGGCATGGACCCGGAGATTTCGGGCTACGAGAACATCATCATCCGCGGCCTCTTCCTCGGCCAGACCCGCAAGCAAATGAAGGCGAAGATCGACGAAATCGCCGACTTCTCCGAGCTTGGCGAGTACCTCAACATGCCACTGCGCACTTACTCCACCGGCATGCGCATCCGTCTCGCGCTCGGCGTGGTCACCTCGATCGAGCCCGAAATTTTGCTTCTCGACGAAGGCATCGGCGCCGTCGACGCCGCATTCATGGCCAAGGCTAGGTCACGCCTGCAGGAGCTCGTGGAACGCTCCGGCATCCTCGTCTTCGCCTCCCACTCCAACGACTTCCTCGCCCAACTGTGCGACACCGCCCTCTGGGTCGACCACGGCACTATTCGCCAGGCTGGCACAGTGCCCGAGGTCGTGGAAGCATACGAAGGAAAGGGTGCCGCCGACCATGTGCGCCGCCTGTTGAAGCGAATGGAAGAAGAAGCCTAA
- the wzm gene encoding galactan export ABC transporter permease subunit Wzm/RfbD, with amino-acid sequence MTRVDPSNAPASQSTTFSAAWKDLSRGFKQHELWLQLGWQDIKQRYRRSVLGPLWITIATGVMALALGLLYSLLFRISLSEFLPHVTVGLIMWGFISGAIKEGSDIFIDNEGLIKQLPSALSVHVYRLVWRQTLFLLHNMVIWVILMLIFPRPLGWDILLAVPALLLLIVNGVWVAMFFGIVATRYRDVAPLLEALVQLLFYVTPIVWTTSTLRSAGPEMQTRARIVELNPLYHYMEVVRAPLIGAPLPMYHWYVVLGCTVAGLILAMLAMKQWRYRVSYWV; translated from the coding sequence ATGACCCGAGTCGATCCTTCCAACGCACCTGCGTCCCAATCGACTACCTTCTCCGCGGCCTGGAAAGACCTGTCCCGCGGGTTTAAGCAGCACGAATTGTGGTTGCAACTGGGTTGGCAGGATATCAAGCAACGCTACCGCCGATCGGTACTCGGACCGCTGTGGATCACCATCGCGACCGGCGTCATGGCACTAGCTTTGGGCCTGCTTTATTCACTTCTGTTCAGGATATCATTATCTGAATTTTTGCCTCATGTAACTGTGGGCTTAATTATGTGGGGATTTATCTCAGGTGCCATTAAGGAAGGCTCGGATATCTTCATTGATAACGAGGGCCTGATCAAGCAGCTTCCCTCGGCGCTGTCCGTGCACGTCTACCGCCTGGTTTGGCGACAGACCCTCTTCCTCCTGCACAACATGGTCATCTGGGTCATCCTCATGCTGATCTTCCCGCGCCCCCTGGGTTGGGATATCCTGCTGGCCGTCCCTGCCTTGCTGCTCTTGATTGTCAACGGCGTGTGGGTCGCGATGTTCTTCGGCATCGTCGCCACCCGATACCGCGATGTTGCGCCATTGCTGGAGGCACTCGTCCAGCTGCTGTTCTACGTCACTCCGATCGTGTGGACCACGTCTACCCTGCGCTCCGCCGGACCAGAAATGCAGACACGCGCCCGGATCGTGGAGCTCAACCCGCTGTACCACTACATGGAGGTTGTACGCGCACCCCTCATCGGTGCCCCGCTTCCGATGTACCACTGGTACGTTGTCCTCGGCTGCACCGTCGCTGGGCTGATACTTGCCATGCTCGCTATGAAGCAGTGGCGCTACCGCGTGAGCTACTGGGTATAG